The Conger conger chromosome 11, fConCon1.1, whole genome shotgun sequence genome includes the window TGTGAAGCTCCATAAACAGGTCTGATGGAGTGACAAACTCTATATTCCCCTGTAAGGAGCGAGCATGTGACCAGAAACAGTTGTGTAGTACCTTTGAAGATGTTATACTTAGGCCTGTTTCAACATTTGTCTTGCCTaacactgtcaggacagcagaatccctccccatatttccatgcagactaaaaacacaccttttcaactTAGTCCTCCCGCCTGATTTACCGCCCCTTCcaacagctcttcatgcgtgttttactctttatggatgtgatgtttttaacttgttgaagaacatatgcacttgtaagtcactttggattaaaagcatctgctaaatgactaaaatgtaaatataatgttttCAAATTCCTCAACCTGCAGCACAGCCTACAGGGCAAGGCAGTAAATAGTATGCATCACCATGTCAGCGCtgccctgtgcgtgtgtgtgggtgtgttgctCAGGTGATCTATGCAGTGCAGCGGCACAATCGGACCCAGGTCCAGTGGAGGAACCTGCTGGAGCAGGCCTTCCATTTGGAGGACGTGGCCAGGAACGAGACCAGCACCTCCGCCCGGTTCGTCCATGGCTCCTCCCCCGAGCAGCGAGGGTGGATGAGCAGAGTCTTCTACACCCCGACTGTGGGTGAGTGCCCCACTCGCCTCCCGCTGCTCCCCAATATGGGCGTGTCCCCCTTCCCTtcacacagaaccagcaccaTGATTGGCTTAGTGACTTTACATGAAAGAGGAGGATGCATTGTGACCATAGAAGAAGCAGTGCTTCTTACCTCCCCCGTTGACTGGAGGCTTTGAAAGCAGCCCTGCTTGGcacaataataaatatacaaaaaacatACCTAGtggataaatatgcacaaaaaaaactttattttcgaACATATATAAAGTATTATGCTTTAGTAATTATTCAGTGGAATAATTCAAACTGAATtctaatatttttcaaataaattattttgcccCTGGTTTTATAATACTTAAATTAAATCAGAATctatttcagaatcattgatatccttgggtttgcgctTACGGACCCTtattcagttcagaccacaggtttttgatttgATGAcacagtgtgctccagaattatccataaaaataaaaagaaaaggcaaccctccaactgccagacagctgctcttaccacctgagccaatgtggcccTTAGTGATGCTTATGTGAGTAACTGGTCTGCCTCTTTTCTCAGAGTGGTACTGGGAGTGCCTTGTGAGGCAGTGGTTCTACCGGGCGCTGGCAGTGATTCTGACCCTGTTCTCTGTGGCGGTGGTGTGGTCCGAATGCACCTTCTTCAGCACCCATCCTGTCCTCTCCCTTTTCGCCGTCTCCATTCAGCTGGCAGAGCGGGACTACAACTACCTGTACATAGAGGTGAGCACTACAACTACCTGTACATAGAGGTGAGCACTACAACTACCTGTACATAGAGGTGAGGACTACAACTACCTGTACATAGAGGTGAGGATTACAACTACCTGTACATAGAGGTGAGCACTACAACTACCTGTACATAGAGGTGAGCACTACAACTACCTGTACATAGAGGTGAGGACTACAACTACCTGTACATTGGGGATGAGCACTACAACTACCTGTACATAGAGGTGAGCGCTACAACTACCTTTACATAGAGGTGAGGACTACAACTACCTGTACATAGAGGTGAGGACTACAACTACCTGTACATAGAGGTGAGCACTACAACTACCTGTACATAGAGGTGAGGACTACAACTACCTGTACATAGAGGTGAACACTACAACTACCTGTACATAGAGGTGAGGACTACAACTACCTGTACATTGGGGATGAGCACTACAACTACCTGTACATAGAGGTGAGCGCTACAACTACCTTTACATAGAGGTGAGGACTACAACTACCTGTACATAGAGGTGAGGACTACAACTACCTGTACATAGAGGTGAGCACTGCAACTACCTGTACATAGAGGTGAGGACTACAACTACCTGTACATAGAGGTGAGCACTACAACTACCTGTACATAGAGGTGAGCGCTACAACTACCTGTACATAGAGGTGAGCACTACAACTACCTGTACATAGAGGTGAGCGCTACAACTACCTGTACATAGAGGTGAGCACTACAACTACCTGTACATAGAGGTGAGCACTACAACTACCTGTACATAGAGGTGAGCACTACAACTACCTGTACATAGAGGTGAGCACGAAGTGTGTGGAAGTAGTTAAGTGCCAAAAAcgtacagaataataataataaagagcGAGTGAACATagcatgcatgtacagtacgGTAGAGCAGAGAAAACATGTCCTTATGTTAGTACAGGAGAGACCATTTTTGCTTTGACCAGCGGGAGAGGGAAACCCCACTTTTACACTTTACTGACTCTCTTAGGACTATACCAGTTCTCCACTCTACTGATGCACTTCGATCCCCGTTCCATGCGcttgtgtttgcattgtgtctgactgtggataagagcgtctaccaaggcctgtgatgtaatgtaaacttTGGTACgattttgctttcattttgtttacaaGATGGCGTGCTTCATCACGATCTTCTtcctgtgcacgtgtgtgtactcCACTGTGTTCCGCATCCGAGTCTTCAACTACTACTACCTGGCCCCGCACCATCAGACCGATGCCTACAGCCTGCAGTTCAGCGGCATGTAGGTGCAGGGGAAATGCAGCTGGGCAGCATACCACTACAGTCATTACTGGATGCAATAACAATCACCGTGGTGTTTTGCCCTTGAGCGTTGGTATACAGTACTTGACAGGTTGTGTGAAATGTTTCTGGGGAAAAATGTTACCTATTATATGTTGATAAGGCAGCCAATTAACAGCAAGGCTGTCCTTGTGATTGAGGGAAGCACACCACCTGATCTTATGGGAGGCACACAACCATGCATGCACTAGATATCaacagtgatgttttttttccccagaagcatttcatttcatgtgaggaattgcagcaacaaacgtcctcaaaccacagcactgcttatctctcccccttctctatgAATGTGCTGATGTTGATTTAACTCAAatcattgtacagctatacaatgttttggtccGGAGTGtcagtccgtcaactgtatattttgaaatccgaatttaacacaggcagagggtgagtcatcaTGTCGGTGAGCCTtattcaatgataggaagggatttacaatgaccttgtagcaatgttttaacatagaaatcttacctattgtaccattaaGGAGAAAACTACTAAAAGAAAGGGGCTACACCACACGCTGGCAGTGATCATTATTGCACCTCATAATTATTGCTGCTGTGTGTCGCCCAGCCCTTGTTCAATGTCTATAAAACAATGGCATACTTTTGCATTGTTGAAAATGTGTTCCTGACATATTCAATGGGGGTGAATAAATTCTGTGAGATGAACTGCCTCAAATCAGTCTCATCCAGTTCCATCTAAGGGGCAGCAATAGGACCAGGGGTGGTTAAATTGATGTGGGGTCAGTTTTGGGGGACTCACGATGCACGGTTAACCTGCAGGTTGTTCTGCCGCCTGACCCCGCCTCTCTGCCTGAACTTCCTGGGCCTCATCCACATGGACTCCGCCATTTCGCACAAAAGCAAGGAGCAGACGGCGTACACGTCGGTGAGTTCAGACTGGGGCTTCCCAAGACACATGCTCCACTTGCTGCATCGCTGCATGGAAATCCTCCCGGTCATACTGTGTTCCCTTTCTGAAAAACTCTGTTCCCATACACAAAACTATTAGCAGCATTCAGCAATTTTCATGTAACAATAGTCATCCATGATGACTGTGGCTCATAGACTCAATCATACCTCATAATATCAACCATAACCACTTGGATCTCTTCACTAGATTATGGGGTCAATGAAGGTCCTGTCTTTCATCGCTGATGGCTTCTACATCTACTATCCCATGCTCATTCTCCTGCTGTGCATTGCCACCTACTTCAGGTTAGTCCCTTTtcgcctctctctgtcttaaaCCAAGGTGTCCCTCCCATTGTTGTTTCAagttcagttttgttttgtagtCTGAAATCTTGCTGAAGCCGTGTTTAAGTGTGTTTTCCTTCAGTGTTTTTGTTCAGTGTTTTTCTCCAGTTTTTTTCTTTAGTATTtttgttcagtgtttttttgttcatcagtgttttttttgttcagtgtttttctccagtgtttttcttcagtgtttttttctccAGTGTTCAGTATCTCCCTGGTTTctccagtgttcagtgttttctCCAGTGTTCAGTATCTCCCTAGTTCctccagtgttcagtgttttctCCAGTGTTCAGTATCTCCCTGGTTCCTCCAGTGTTCAGTGGTTCCTCCAGTGTTCAGTGGTTCCTCCAGTGTTCAGTGGTTCctccagtgttcagtgttttctCCAGTGTTCAGTGGTTCCTCCAGTGTTCAGTGGTTCCTCCAGTGTTCAATGGTTTCTCCAGTGTTCAGTGGTTCCTCCAGTGTTCAGTGGTTTCTCCAGTGTTCAGTGGTTCCTCCAGTGTTCAGTGGTTCCTCCAGTGTTCAGTATCTCCCTGGTTCCTCCACAGCCTGGGCACCCGCTGTCTCAACCTGTTAGGATTCCATCAGTTTGTGGGCGACAGCGAAATGACTGCCGACCTCATCGATGAGGGCAAGGAGCTTATCCGACGAGGTAGCAACGGGCTTCCTGGCCTTCCCTTTCTcctatcacacacatacacccactaTGATCGACAACCCacttttaatatacattttgaaaCTGATAAAAACTggtatttgcattacatttgttttgacTGTTTTCAGAATTCATAATCCGTGGTATGTTAGTGCTCTGTTCCCCTTTCTCATGCATTCTCTTGGTCATGCATTCTCTTGTTATGGCTAGAATACATATACTTaataaatataccttttttaGTTCCAACTATTTTCTCACATTCTGTCTCCAAGGGTATAGTGATCTCTTATTAACCCTCTACTGTACATCAGACAACAAAAGGCAATTGAAGGGAAGTTAATTTAGTGGCATCTGCAATTATGAGAAGTTACTGTGAATGACAGCAGGAAAGCAGTCCTAAGCGTTCATGTTTTTAAGTGCATGGTCATTTTGTTAGCTTGCAGCACGAGAGACGAGGAAACCCAACAGTTCTCCATCTACTCCTTTTGTTTACTTTGTGAATTTGCCTTGAGACATTCTGTTTTTCATGCCTTGACATAATAGGTTCGACTgtaaacaaatcaaaacaaaaaatatttttcttggaAATGGTCCCCTGGACCAAACATTTACTTGGCGGGGCTATTTTGTAAAAACCATCAatatgtttctgtctgtgtgggttttctaGACATAATACGCCTCGTAAACAGACTCCAGGTTTTGCTGGGATGGAACGATTTATGATTTGATATTGAGGTTACCCTTTTTCCCTAAGGCTGGACCATAACCAGGGATGTGATTCTTCTGTCTTAAGACGGAAATCTGTATTTTCAGACCCAGAACAAGGACTCACATGAATCTTGGAGATCcgtaaaaaaacatgtttttgccgtGTGTTAATCTCCCCCTCACTCACATAATGATTCCCTTTGCCATTTACTCGTATTTTCACTTCCTTTGCTCTGATCTTCATATGTATGCTGAAACTGGTCGAAATATATTGgctacaataaaaacaatttatttttaattttaagtttaatttattaggtatacctgtgcaccagattgttaatgaaaatattttatcagccaatcatgtggcaacaacaaCATTTATGAAAGCTTGcaaacgtggtcaagaggttcagctgttgttcagaccaaatgtgagaatggggaagaactgTAATCTactataagtgactttgactgtggaatgtttgaaactgctgatctcctgggattttcacgaacagcagtccctagagtttgcagagaatggtgcgaaaatctaaaaacttccagtgagccagactggtcaaagctgacaggaaggtggcgcAAATAACGTAATAGTAATGCAAAATAACCATGGTATTTTATACCATAACaaataaaacagtggtatgcagaagggcatctctgaacacacaacacatcaaacatctaagtagataggctacagcagcagaaggcttaataagtctaaaaaataaatctagtgaatgcctaataaagtgcccactgagtgtatacagccTTGTTTGTACTACAATATTTCTATGATTATAGTTTCATTAATAAAACCTCATTAAACCTTATAGCACACTATGCCATTGCTATTTAAGTAGTCAGATCAATTTCAGATCAGATTCATTTTGAGACtgctattttcatttgaaaaatctgAGGTGCACCTGAAAGCACTATGAAGTACAGTGTGCTGGGCAGAGAGTGTAATGGTGTAAAACAGACTTGCTTTCAATTCACTGATGGTAGTGCTAATATCACATACTTTATATtctactttattattttttccatttgattGAAGTCTTTTGCCTTTTGTGCAGAGAGAAGAAAACTTCAGAGGGTGGAAGATGGACAGAATCGCAGAAgggtttgtttaaaataaatgttttcacttcTATTTGCTTTAGTCCCGCATGCCCAATTTGCACAGTCGGTTTACCCCAGAAGCTACAACCAGTTCACTTTAGGGACATATGCTCTAGTTCAGTCCTGAACTGAACTAGAATTCAGTTTGTTAGATGATGACTACTCAACCTTttctgcagggcgtgtgtgtgtgtacaatggactgtgtgtgttccaggagTGGCGAGAGCGCTATGGGAATCGAGAAGACTATCCTGCACGAAACCGGAACACCTACTCAGAGCTGAAGGAGCCCAATAGCTCTGATGTAGGCAGCCCTAGCAGACGTGAGTGAAATTCCAACTCTAAACAGTGTTCGGGCAGTTTCTcatatggagaaaaaaaatatccaAATTGTCAAAGAAATGACTACTGTGATAATGCCCTCTTTATTACATGCAGTATGAAAATAATCCTCAACACATCAGTACGGCGCTTTCTCTGAAACAAAGCAGCAAGCTCTCTAACtatatgtttgtgttggttggcacttccataGCTAAATAGTCAACCAATTTAGGTAAGGTAGATGACGATAATTAAggtaattaaggtagatgacgaTAATTAAggtaattaaggtagatgacgaTAAACACTTGGCTTATTGTTGTAAACACGTTTTGTCATGAGGGTGTAACCTACGTGTAATCAATTTCAGGTTTTTCCACAAGGCACAAGTGAAGATGTTGTGTTACAAGATAAACTGGATCATTGACCTATTTTTGGGAAGATAAAATACCATAGTTGAATGCATACACTACTGGTGTCTAGGACACGCCTCCTGGGTGTTCAGTAATACATCCCCTAGCTAAGGCTATCACCGTGTGGCCAAAAGAGGCCAGCTAGGTAACGGAAAGCCTACATTACAGCACTCCTGGATGGAGTTTCCTGAGCTGCACTTTTTCGTCAGGGGCGTCTGCTAGCTACATTAGCTGCCATTAGTGAAGCTGTAGCTCAGGGCGTCTGTTTTCCCTACCTACACTTtatgaaattaaacacaaactTAATTAGAATAATTTTGATAGCCAGCTCAGTGAGATAAGAGTGcaatgttagctaactagctagtcaaCATATTTGTCTGAAGAATAATAAATGTAGCTAACTTAACTTAAATTGGCTACAGTGGGGCACCCCTGGTTACTATGAATTTTTATGTGaccgaaagcaaacctgaactctaaatggtacaattaaacatgagacctttctgcaaattttaaagcaagattacattttatgttAATTTTTAAAGATTTAGAAATgatagaaaaaggaaaagaatagttaatttttaaaaagatgactactaagacccagacccaggtccttagggcttcaatgagtcaggtgagtataattccagggctgaactttttattctgaagtaactccatacCTTCTAAAGTATCTGACTACAGTGGCTGCtttgtctggtgttaacaaccatgggttcctctaaacagtccAAGGATTTCataatgaagatggttcatttccaccaagaaagaGAAGGCTgcaaaaactctcaatgtttcaaactacctactTCCATTGTtggaaacattattagaaaattgaaaataaatggcacagttgaagtcaaggccaggtctggaagaccaagaatgATTTCAGATGGAATGGCCtcagacctggtgagaaatgttcagaagaatctaaacatcactgcaaaagagctgcaaaaaagaataGCAATctatcaggcactcagaacaaGGGATCCAATAGTGAGACCACAACGAaagttctttagaaaataaggtctttattttctcagggtaggttggtacagcgagggtcaatagccagcaaacagttatagcagggataaggcagttcgtaagcaatagtccaggcaaagggtcagatctctagcaaacagatgtattgaggataatccaaagaatagtcgcggtcacaggcaatgggtcgaaaacaaacaaacgggCTAATTAAACAggaacacaatccagaaacgaaagtcgataaacagaaacaggttgaAAAACTACGGGTCAGAACAGGACTGAAGAAATAAGCTAAACTCGATGGTCGGGGACGTAACAAGCCAAAACAGGTATCAATAcgaaaacgctggagagtatggattGAACACATAACAATTTGGcaggggtttttatacacaggtaacgagaggaaatgggaatcaggtggggaaacaatcaggaagtgaaacaggtgaaacgaatgaatgaagtgacagggagaTTACGGTGTGcacggaggaaaaaaaaacacgaaaACGCTAACAACATAGGCAGACTACAGagcatgaaaaacacaaaacctaacacaaacacaggtctagccgttcacaggacaacaatacaacgtaTTTTAagcaacaaagacctacatggcagagttgccagaaagaacgaccttaacacaaaattaagcatctgaagtatgcaaaagataacattgagaagcctgaggccttttggaacaatgtgctttggactgacaaaaccaactTTTtagccaccaccaaagaaggtgtGTTGAAGGGTGAAGCCTTGGATTCCactaaatatcaagaaattctggAGGCTAATGTCTGAAGGTCactccagacattgaagttgaagagaggttgggtattccaacTATACAGTGATCCAATGCATACCTcaaaatgaacattacattattggcatttggcagacgcacttatccagagcgacgtacagttgattagactaagcaggagacagtcctcccctggagcaatgcagggttaaaggcttTGCTCTTGCTGAAAATATGCTAGATATAGTACCATTACATTGCCATCAATTTCTATATACTCGCGCTGTAATCTAAGGTGTATAACGTTTGTTCAGTCTTTCTACAGTAATCATTTTGTTAAGGAATAGTTGTGCTTTTGATGGTATTGGGTAATcctgagatatatatatatattttggcgGTCAAAGTGTACAGTTGTGTTGTGACTATGAAAAGGAGcatatttggaaaatgaatgtgcaTGTTTTATGGGATTTTTGTGACTATTGCTCTTGACAGAAGGCAAGTCTTCTCGACCCAGTGCCCGGCTTGACAGAGACCGATTTGAGCTCCTTCACGATGTCGAGCCACTTGATTTCAATGGAGACACGATCCTCGAAGACCCCGTGGAGTCTGAAGGTGGAAGGTGTGTTTGAGATCTCCCTCAAATTCtgtcttcattttatttctttccatttttgaCTTCTTCTTGTCACTCTTGTTGTCTTTATTCAGTCTAGCTGTTTCCATCCCTATCCCCATCTT containing:
- the lmbrd2a gene encoding G-protein coupled receptor-associated protein LMBRD2a, which encodes MSGAALGIEIVVVFFLALFLLQRYGDFRRQQKMVLFGTLLAWYLCFLIVFILPLDVSTTIYKQCRIDRQVHEAAAMSNQTMPNSHALTKSVQKECYKPWSYIPDGIMPVFWRVVYWTSQCLTWLLLPFMQSYARSGGFSITGKVKTALIENAIYYGTYLLIFGSLLIYVAVHPKLQLSWYELQTIGITAANTWGLFLLVLLLGYGLVEIPRSYWNSARQGYLLDKTYFKAAKLMTEKADAEENLEDTMEEVRKISESIKYNHPLRKYIDTILRKCPVDYQEKMGRNMDDYEDYDDRRNIYPSEKSFVKLHKQVIYAVQRHNRTQVQWRNLLEQAFHLEDVARNETSTSARFVHGSSPEQRGWMSRVFYTPTVEWYWECLVRQWFYRALAVILTLFSVAVVWSECTFFSTHPVLSLFAVSIQLAERDYNYLYIEMACFITIFFLCTCVYSTVFRIRVFNYYYLAPHHQTDAYSLQFSGMLFCRLTPPLCLNFLGLIHMDSAISHKSKEQTAYTSIMGSMKVLSFIADGFYIYYPMLILLLCIATYFSLGTRCLNLLGFHQFVGDSEMTADLIDEGKELIRRERRKLQRVEDGQNRRREWRERYGNREDYPARNRNTYSELKEPNSSDVGSPSRQGKSSRPSARLDRDRFELLHDVEPLDFNGDTILEDPVESEGGRHTGARYLAMTSSQSRIFDDV